In the Pedobacter cryoconitis genome, GGAAGGTGGATATATACGCTGATCCCCTCCTGCTGATTGCTGTGTGTGAATGACTTGCGTACTGCATAAGCCCATTTCTCCTGATCAAACCCTTCGGTATCCCAGTAAGGGACTGTGGGATAACTGGTGTAACGGGGTGCAGCAACATGGTATTTTGCAATCAATGTTTTAATGCTCATGGTCAGGTGTTTTAGGATGAATCTGATCACAAGCTTTTGAACAAACACAAGCGGAACCTAAACAACGGTTCTGTTGCCATTTATCAAGGTTTAAGATCGTCTCTCTGGCTAAAGCAAGGGACAGTTCATCAGTGGTATCTGCCATTAAAGAAACCGCCGGAACGTTTGCAATTTTAATATTGCGGAGTGCTGCAGTTTCCTGATGGATATGTTGGGTAGAAGTAGACCGGGTTGCGATATACTTCACGCCCAGGTCTGCCAGGCTATTGATCACAGCTTCAGAAACTACATCGTCTGTAAAGACAATAACAGCTTCTTTTCCTGCCGCATAGCTCACTGTATCCGGACTTAAAGAATTGGATATTAATGTAATATCGTGTTTTTTGTGATTGGCTATCGCCAGTGGCTCTTTTTCAAAAGATTTTATACTATAGGCTACTACTCTCATTCGGATCGATTTGTTAATAAGCAAAATTAACCCGAAAACACGTGGAAGAGAATGAGGCTGGTCAGCCATAAATATGATCTGGATCAGTTTTTCATTTGCTGAAGTTTAGTCTGATCGAGGATTCCGATAAGACTACCTTTTCTTTCTATAATGCCTTCATCTTTGAAATCGCTTAAAATCCGGCTAACCGTTTCCGTAGCCATTCCGGCCATTGCCGCGAGGTTATCTCTGGAGATCTTAAGGCTGATCTGTGCTTCCTGTTTTTCAAGTTTACAAAGGCGCAATAATACCTCTGCCATTCTTTTACGGACAGAATGATAAGCTAACTGCAGCAGTTGTTCTTCTTTCTCCAGCAGATTATTGGAAAGAATATGAATAAATTGTCTCGCCACATCGGGGTAACGGTTCAGTAATTCTTCGAGCATCTCTTTTGGAAGCTGGCATATTGTTGTATCTTCCAAAGCCTCTGCAGTTTCGGCATAAGGCTCATTTAAAAGTAAGGCAGGGATACCGAAATATTCATCAGCTCCATACATTCCTGTCAAAAGCTCTCTTCCGTCTTCAGTAAGTTTAATGGTTTTAACCTTTCCACTCAAAACCAGGTAGATTCCTGAAACACTATCTCCTTCATAGTAAATGATCTGTTTCTTTTTAATGGTCCGGACTTTACGGTCCTGCATAAGTTTGTCAAGCTCTTTCACGCCATGGCTGGAAGAAACCAGCGTATTTAATTTATCAATTGACTTGCTATAGAAAAGTTCTTGTTTTTCTCTCTTGCTGAACCTGCTTTCTATCGCATTCAGCAGTTCAACATCGTCGAAAGGTTTCACCAGATAATCATCTGCGCCCATTTCCATTCCTTTACGCATATCCATTCTTTCGGCTTTTGCAGTTAAGAAGATAAAGGGGGTGGCAGCAGTTTCCGGGCTTTTATTCAAGAGATAAAGTACACCGTAACCGTCCAGTTCAGGCATCATAATGTCGCAAAGAATCAAATCTGGTAAATGACTATGTGCCATTTCCACACCTGTTTTGCCATTGTCTGCCTGGAAAACCTCGTAATCGGCCAGTTCTAGTATTTCCGCTGTGCTTTCTCTGATATCATCATTGTCTTCAATAATTAATATCCTTTGTTTCTTATTTTCCATCCTGCTTGAATTCTGCCTATTTATTGAAAGATAGGGTGAATTTAGTTCCTTCGTTAATTTTACTTTCAAATTGTACCTCACCATTCATTAAACCTACATACCGGAGTACAATATTAAGGCCTAAGCCTGTACCTGGAATATTTCCTGTGTTATGCGCTCTGAAGAAAGGCTGGAATAAGTGTCTTTGATCGGTATCGGGAATACCAATACCGTTATCTTTCAGGGTAACCAGGCACTGATGTTCATTGATTTCAGTATTAAACTCAATAAAAGTATTTTCCCCCGAGTATTTGATTGCATTATTGATCAGGTTGATCATGCAATTTTTCAGCAGGTTCTGATCGAGTAAAACCATACTTTCGAGCCCGGTATGCTGATAAATAATGTTCTGATCCTGCTTGGCGATCATCTGCATTTCTTCGGTAATTTCTTCTGCTAATTTAACCAGATCAAAAGGCTGAAATGCAGGTTCTACCCTTCCCGCTTCCAGTCTTTCCAAAGACAGGAAATCGTTAAGGATTGTAGTCAGGTTACCGACCGCATTTTTTATTTTATGTACGTGTTTCTCAATATTTGCATTCTGAAATGGCTGCGCGTATTTTTCAATAAGAGAAGCAGAAAGTTGTACCGAGCTCAATGGGGTCCGGAATTCATGGGATGCCATAGAGACAAACCTGCTTTTCATCTGGTTCAGCTCTTTTTCTTTTTCAAGCGACAAACTGACCTCTTCTTTGGCTTCTCTTAATGCAGTTACTGTTTTTTTCAATGATTTAGTCCGCTCCTCTACCAGGTTTTCCAATTCAGCAGCATAGTCCTGCAGGCGTTCTTCTGCTTCTTTTTCTTTGGAAAGATCATGAATGAATCCAGTATATATTTTACGGCTTTCATATTGTACTTCGCTCACGGCAAGCCTGAAAGGAAAAGTAGTACC is a window encoding:
- a CDS encoding response regulator, which translates into the protein MENKKQRILIIEDNDDIRESTAEILELADYEVFQADNGKTGVEMAHSHLPDLILCDIMMPELDGYGVLYLLNKSPETAATPFIFLTAKAERMDMRKGMEMGADDYLVKPFDDVELLNAIESRFSKREKQELFYSKSIDKLNTLVSSSHGVKELDKLMQDRKVRTIKKKQIIYYEGDSVSGIYLVLSGKVKTIKLTEDGRELLTGMYGADEYFGIPALLLNEPYAETAEALEDTTICQLPKEMLEELLNRYPDVARQFIHILSNNLLEKEEQLLQLAYHSVRKRMAEVLLRLCKLEKQEAQISLKISRDNLAAMAGMATETVSRILSDFKDEGIIERKGSLIGILDQTKLQQMKN
- a CDS encoding lactate dehydrogenase, yielding MRVVAYSIKSFEKEPLAIANHKKHDITLISNSLSPDTVSYAAGKEAVIVFTDDVVSEAVINSLADLGVKYIATRSTSTQHIHQETAALRNIKIANVPAVSLMADTTDELSLALARETILNLDKWQQNRCLGSACVCSKACDQIHPKTPDHEH
- a CDS encoding PAS domain-containing sensor histidine kinase, which translates into the protein MEKARLLEAIIETAIDGIITIDERGKIESLNPAALKLFGYTIEDVIGQNISKLMPEPDKGRHDGYLAKYHDTGEKHIIGKGREVKGLRKDGTTFPFRLAVSEVQYESRKIYTGFIHDLSKEKEAEERLQDYAAELENLVEERTKSLKKTVTALREAKEEVSLSLEKEKELNQMKSRFVSMASHEFRTPLSSVQLSASLIEKYAQPFQNANIEKHVHKIKNAVGNLTTILNDFLSLERLEAGRVEPAFQPFDLVKLAEEITEEMQMIAKQDQNIIYQHTGLESMVLLDQNLLKNCMINLINNAIKYSGENTFIEFNTEINEHQCLVTLKDNGIGIPDTDQRHLFQPFFRAHNTGNIPGTGLGLNIVLRYVGLMNGEVQFESKINEGTKFTLSFNK